TGAGAACAgttggcctgttcgcttcagcttattcagccggcttatcagccaccaaacagtgtttttctctcacaacaaatcagccgtttcagcttttcagccggcttataagctgaagcgaacatgccaaGTAGAGCAATGGACTAGAGCAGCTCACGTAGAAAGATCAGCATAAGATACATACTTACATAAGCATTCCAGATGATGCTGGGATTACAGACTACTATCTACACTCACTGATTTCGGCTTACCAAGCTCAAATGTGCAGCAAGAACATCCCTGATCCTCTCCCCCTCCTTGTCCTTCTCACCCTCAAAGTCCACAAACTCATCAGCATCAGCATTCCCCTGAATCTCCTCAGGCATCGGCTCCCCGCATTTGATGAGAAAATTGTGGAGCAGACAACCGGCAACTACAACATACGGCAATGCCTCTTGGCACTCACCCTTCCAGCATTCCTCCAGAAGCCTCCACCGTGCTCGCACATGGCCAAAGGCACTTTTCACCACCTGCAGCCCGTGCGCGTGCACATGGTTAAAGATGCTCTCTTTGGATAATAAGTCATCAGTGGCATTCCCATGTTTGTACGGTGTCACAAGCCAGGGGAGCAGCGGGCAGCAAGCAGGCCCCAAGAAGTAGCGGGGCACCGAGCCACCGATGAGCTCGCCCTGAGGCGCATTGGCGAGCACGATGGACTGGGAGGTGTACAGCTTCGTCCGTGGGAGGATCTCAGCCGGAGCCATCTCCGGGTCCCACCCGATGGAGACGTCGAGGAAGCGACCGTCGGCGTCGACCAGCGCCTGCGCGATGGCGGCCTCCCCGAACCGCGCGTACCCGAGCGCGCCGCAGCAGTTGGGCAGCGAGAGTGCGCAGAATCCCGGGACGGCGCGCGCGATCCGGTCGGGCGCGGCGAGGTCGAGCAGCATGGCGAGGCGGTCGGCAATCGCGCGGCAGACCTCGTAGAacgcgcgcgcggcgacggcgggggacGGGAGGCCGAAGCGGCGCGCCACGgcacgcgcgggcgcggcgtgggcgaggcggaacAGCGCGGCGCCGAGCTTGTGATCGGCCGGGAGCGCGAGggacgaggacgaggcggcgggggcggggagaTCGAGGGCGTGGAGGAGCTGGAAGAAGGCGGGCTTGGACATGCGGAACGCGTCGCGCCAGGCGGAGTCCGGGAgcgagggggaggagaggaggcggaggaaccaggaggagggcagcggcggcgacggcgtgggcgGGGAGAGCGAGAGGGAGGTGAGCGTGAGCGTCTGGAGGTGGAGCGGGAGCAGCGCGAGGAGGCGGGAcacggcgcgcgccgcggagaggaggagcgggTCGAGCGCCAGCGTCTGGGACGGGAGCAGGAGGAGGTCGCGGTCGGACGCGAACCGCAGCGCCAGGGtgacggaggaggcgaggagcgccAGCAGCGACGTCAGCTGCGGCGGCGACTGGGGAgccgggggcgccggcggtgggggtggcgacgacggcgcgggAATGGGTGCCCGGGCGCGGCGGGAGCGCTTGCTGCCGGAGGCGACCATCCTCGGGAggcgagcgcgcgcgccgcgcgtggTGGGGAGGTGGTGGTTGTTTTTTGCGGGTTTCGGGGAGCTGGACGGtagcggtggcgacggcgacaGGTGGGAGTGGACTGAGCTCTGGCCTCTCTGGGGTGCGCGAGCTGCCGAGCTCGTTGGGTCAAGCGGTGATGGGCTCCCCACTCGCCCGCCTCGGGCTTGACGACGACATGGGCTTTTGCAGGTTTGCAGCTTGCGGCAGCGGCAGTGCCGGCCGCAGTGGTGGGGGGAAACCGGAAACGGGATGCTTTCTCGGGAGACGGATGTGACTGCCACGTCGTCGTGTTGAATGGGGCTTATGGACATGCAATTAATTCGCAGTAATTTTCGTGTCAGGCAGGAGTCCAGATTGGGCTGGCGTTCATGCGGACTGTTGGTAGCGGGGGTCCGGCCCAGTTAAAGATTGGGCCGGGCTGCTCAGCAAAAGGAGGGGACGTAATTGTTGGTCCTGACAACATCAACAGGCCCGAACATGGACATAATACTACAACACTGCCTTTTTTGCCTGGATGAAATTTTAATGCACGAATTTGTTACTAACTCCTGGAAGCTCTGTAATTCTTGGTGCACGTTGCCCCACAAGATCAAAGAACTTTTGaattatatgtatgtatatatatgaccTAAAACTCTTATGTTCAATCCTTCAATTGCAATATCAAGTTTGATTCAATTTCCTTGCTATTTGCGCAACAAAACTACATATATCTTCCTTCCAATTCTGCATCACGTTCCTAGGATCAAGtgacaacaacaaaaaaagcatTCCCGCCATGCCCCTCTTGTTGAAAGTTctaaaaaagaaatcaaatgaTAGAGCATAATCAGAAGATATAtaacctgttcgcttcagcttatcagccaccaaataatatttttctctcacaacaaatcagccgtttcagcttctcagccggcttataagtctaGCCGAATAGGCCGATACTTGCCAATGATATTTTTAGGACCCACCTATTGGAGCTTAAGAAATGGTGAATTCTTATTTCTTCACAGCCTTGAAATTCTTACTTCGCCTTCATCGCCTCTCTCCGGCGGTCTCAGGTCACCAAACGGGGCATGGGTGAATTTCCAGCGTGcttcgcttttctttcttcCCCGCTAAGTCTCCCGAGTCCCAGAGACCCAGAGTCTCAGATCTTGAGAAAGGCGAGGAGTTCCCGACTTGCGCCCAAAGAAGATGGCATGATTCAACCAGCAAATTGTTTTTATTCCAGACCCTTACGCATATATGGCACTGACATATATACCCCACACATCGGCGCACCCAAAAGCCACCGCAAAACCATCGGCGCACCCAAACACTCAAGCCAACTCCTCCGATCAACCCCGATGGCGTCCGATGAggcccccgcgccggcggcggatcgAATTCGGGTGGTCGGCAAGTGGGTCGGCGCGCTGGAGGTGGACCTGGGCGCCTGGACGGTGCCGATGCTGCGGGCGGAGGTGGCGCGGCGGGTGGGGGACGGCGTGGACCCCGAGCGCGTCGGCCTCATCTTCGGCGGCCGCGTGCTCAAGGACGACCCCCCCGCCTCGCTGCGGGAGTCCGGGCTCAAGGGCAACGCCAAGGTGCTGTCTTCCCTCACCTCCCCCGATCGCGCCAAGGAaatcgccgccgaggccgccgaggcgaaggccgaggaggagcacgccgCTAGGCTTGTCAGGCTCTGGTAAGGATCGTCCTGATGCT
This portion of the Setaria viridis chromosome 7, Setaria_viridis_v4.0, whole genome shotgun sequence genome encodes:
- the LOC117864868 gene encoding protein ANTAGONIST OF LIKE HETEROCHROMATIN PROTEIN 1-like, whose product is MVASGSKRSRRARAPIPAPSSPPPPPAPPAPQSPPQLTSLLALLASSVTLALRFASDRDLLLLPSQTLALDPLLLSAARAVSRLLALLPLHLQTLTLTSLSLSPPTPSPPLPSSWFLRLLSSPSLPDSAWRDAFRMSKPAFFQLLHALDLPAPAASSSSLALPADHKLGAALFRLAHAAPARAVARRFGLPSPAVAARAFYEVCRAIADRLAMLLDLAAPDRIARAVPGFCALSLPNCCGALGYARFGEAAIAQALVDADGRFLDVSIGWDPEMAPAEILPRTKLYTSQSIVLANAPQGELIGGSVPRYFLGPACCPLLPWLVTPYKHGNATDDLLSKESIFNHVHAHGLQVVKSAFGHVRARWRLLEECWKGECQEALPYVVVAGCLLHNFLIKCGEPMPEEIQGNADADEFVDFEGEKDKEGERIRDVLAAHLSLVSRNQ